A single window of Brachyhypopomus gauderio isolate BG-103 chromosome 21, BGAUD_0.2, whole genome shotgun sequence DNA harbors:
- the arhgef3l gene encoding rho guanine nucleotide exchange factor (GEF) 3, like, producing the protein MKQTRMEVEETDSSSNWSPISRERLLTCTNLSDIAGKKRKQDPCGDAEISARTSDDYAEDDFIEENTQDSEGPCNKRVKPVDRSGDVTGIITPVKTPALRRLGQSIQRSISFRTEARPLPPMGVRTRQKASSFPRRRNNQLWSDTVDSLSRDMSAKEIKRQEVIYEMTQGERQLIEDLNLVKKVYYEPMLKLEIMTESELGQIFGTLDTLIPLHEDFLTRLEGLRCSEKTVGEVGPTLLDWFPCLEAYITYCCNQVGAKALLDQKKQDRRVEEFLRLCQESSFSRKLDLWNFLDLPRSRLVKYPLLLKEIQKSTPSEHPDEDTLPQAMELVQTIITEVNSKTGEAECQFYRRGLCYPEEGQRVPEIQASRFLYCHGELKSTKGQKLHVFLFELVLVLTRPLVQDKDSMVQFQVYRQPLPAAHLLLEDLPDGEATSSFRGAFSGNDKVKNCFRVSSRGRAKAQSHSLQASDSFNKQQWISCLRQAIIQSRDRHAQANRLSPDPALDHIAELSLNSDVEMPDT; encoded by the exons ATGAAACAGACAAGGATGGAGGTTGAAGAGACGGATTCATCATCGAACTG GTCTCCCATATCAAGAGAGAGACTTCTTACATGTACCAACCTTTCAGATATTGCAGGG AAGAAAAGGAAACAGGACCCATGCGGTGATGCTGAAATTTCAGCCCGAACCTCAGACGACTAT GCTGAAGATGACTTCATTGAAGAGAACACGCAGGACTCGGAG GGACCTTGTAACAAAAGGGTCAAACCAGTGGACAGAAGTGGTGACGTTACAGGCATTATAACCCCTGTGAAGACCCCTGCTCTCAGACGCCTCGGACAATCCATCCAG CGGTCCATCAGCTTCCGTACGGAAGCGCGACCTCTGCCCCCGATGGGAGTGCGCACACGTCAGAAGGCCTCTTCGTTCCCACGGCGACGCAACAACCAGCTGTGGAGCGACACCGTGGACAGCCTCAGCCGTGACATGAGTGCCAAAGAGATCAAGAGGCAGGAG GTGATATATGAAATGACACAGGGGGAGAGACAGCTAATTGAAGACCTGAATTTGGTCAAAAAG GTTTACTACGAGCCCATGCTCAAGCTGGAGATCATGACTGAAAGTGAACTGGGCCAGATATTTGGCACACTGGATACTCTGATTCCCCTCCACGAAG ATTTCTTGACGCGTCTGGAGGGTCTGCGGTGCTCGGAGAAGACCGTCGGGGAGGTGGGGCCAACTCTGCTCGACTGG TTTCCTTGCTTGGAGGCCTACATAACGTACTGCTGCAACCAGGTGGGAGCCAAAGCCCTGCTTGACCAGAAGAAGCAGGATCGCCGCGTGGAGGAGTTCCTGCGCCTCTGCCAGGAGTCGTCCTTCAGCCGCAAGCTGGACCTGTGGAACTTCCTGGACCTGCCCCGGAGCCGCCTGGTCAAGTACCCGCTGCTGTTGAAGGAGATCCAGAAGTCCACGCCGTCCGAGCACCCCGACGAGGACACGCTGCCGCAGGCC ATGGAGCTGGTCCAGACCATCATTACTGAGGTGAACAGTAAGACTGGTGAAGCAGAGTGCCAGTTCTACAGGCGGGGTTTGTGCTACCCTGAGGAGGGCCAGAGAGTTCCCGAGATTCAGGCCTCGCGTTTCCTGTACTGCCACGGTGAACTAAAGAGTACCAAAGGACAG AAGCTGCATGTGTTCTTGTTTGAGCTGGTGCTGGTTCTGACCCGGCCGTTGGTGCAGGACAAAGACAGCATGGTCCAGTTTCAGGTGTACCGCCAGCCTCTCCCTGCTGCCCACCTTCTATTGGAGGACCTGCCTGATGGAGAGGCCACTAGTTCCTTCCGAGGTGCCTTCAGTGGCAATGACAAAG TGAAGAATTGTTTCCGTGTGAGCAGTAGGGGGCGAGCCAAGGCTCAGTCGCACAGCCTGCAGGCCAGCGACTCCTTCAACAAACAGCAGTGGATTTCCTGTTTACGCCAAGCCATCATCCAATCACGAGACAGACACGCTCAAGCCAACCGACTAAGTCCTGACCCCGCACTAGATCACATTGCTGAACTGAGCCTGAATTCTGACGTGGAGATGCCAGACACATAG